Genomic window (Blattabacterium cuenoti):
TGTTTTTCCCACTCCTGTACTCCCCATAAAAAGAAAAGATCCTATCGGTTTTTTTTCGTCTTGTAATCCAGCTCTAGAACGTCGGATAGCATCTGCTATAGATTGAATAGCTTCATTTTGTCCTATCACTCTTCTATGTAACTCTTTTTCCAAAAATAATAATTTTTCTCTTTCACTTTGTAACATTTTAGTAACCGGAATTCCAGTCCATTTAGATACTACTTGAGCTATATTTTCTTTATAAACTTCTTCTTGTATCATTTTTTTCCCCTTATCTTCTTGTTTTTTTAATTCGTTTTCCAACGCTTTAACTTTGTTTTCTTTTTCTTTTATTTTCCCATATCTTAATTCTGCCACTTTTCCATAATTTCCTGACCTTTCTGCTTGCTCAGCTTCAAATTTATAATTCTCTATTTTATCTTTAGCTTTTTGTATCCCTTCAACTAAATCTTTTTCATTTTGCCACTGTGTTTGTAATTGCATTCTTTCTTCATTTAATTGATATAATTCTTTTTTTAAAGGAATTAATTGTTTTTCATCATTTTCTCTTTTTAAAGCTTCTATTTGTATTTCCATATGCATAATTTTTCTATGTAATATATCTAATTTTTCTGGTTTTGAATTTATTTCCATTCTTAATTTAGAAGCCGCTTCATCTACAAGGTCTATAGCTTTATCTGGTAAAAAACGTTCATTAATATAACGTTTAGACAATTCTATAGCAGCTATAATAGATTCATCTTTTATTCTTACTTTATGATGACTTTCATATTTTTCTTTAATTCCACGTAATATAGATATTGCATCGTTGATAGAAGGTTCATTTACGTATACCTGTTGAAATCTTCTTTCTAAAGCTTTGTCTATTCTGAAGTATTTTTGATATTCATTTAAAGTTGTAGCTCCTATAGCTCTAAGTTCTCCTCTAGCTAATGCTGGTTTTAAAATATTTGCGGCATCCATAGACCCTTCTCCTCCTCCTGCACCAACTAGTGTATGAATTTCATCAATAAATAAAATAATTTCTCCATCAGAAAATGTAACGTCTTTGACTACAGCTTTAAGACGTTCTTCAAATTCTCCTTTATACTTAGCCCCTGCAATAAGAGAAGCCATGTCTAAAGAAAATATTTGTTTATTTTTTAAATTATCCGGAATATCTCCACTAATAATACGATGAGCTAACCCTTCAGCTATAGCTGTTTTTCCTACACCAGCTTCTCCAATTAATATTGGATTATTCTTTGTTCTTCTAGATAAAATTTGTAAAACTCTACGTATTTCTTCATCACGTCCAATCACAGGATCCAATTTTCCTTCATAGGCCCATTCATTAAGGTTTTTTGCATATTTATACAAAGCATTATAAATATTTTCTGTAGTAGGATAAATGACTTTTCCGTTTTTTTTTCTTATTTCTTCAACAACTTCTTTTATCTTTTTTTCTGTTATTTTTTGATCTCGCAATAATTGCGAAGTATCATCAAAACTCATAAAAATTCCATAAAAAATATGTTCTATAGAAATAAATTCATCTTTTAATGTATTGGCATAATTTTCTGAAATATTTAACATTTTTGTAACATATGAACTGAAATGTTGAATCAAAGGTCTACTAAGTATTTTAGGATAAGAGGAAATGATACGATCTAATCCAATAATTATGGATTGCGAATTTATTTTTAACTTTTTTAAAATAAAGTGGATTATATTTTCTTCAATTTTTAAGATAGATTTTAAAATATGTGCATTTTCAATAGATTGTTGACTATTTTTTAATGCAATATGTTGTGCTTCTTGTATAACTTCCTGTGATTTAATCGTAAACTTATTATAATTCATATAAATGTAAAAATGAAGTTCATATTTTATAATATAAAAAAAATTTGTGATCAGCATAGTTGTAAAAACTAATTATCTCAAAATATTTATTTTCGCAATATGACAAAAAAAGAAGAGATACAATCTATTTCAGAAAGAATTCATAAAGTTTATGATATTTTAAAAATTGATAAAATAAAGGAATATATAACAAAAGAACAAGAAAATATATCAAATCCTAATTTTTGGAAAAATTCCAAAAAATCTAAAAATTTTATAAAATACATACATGATATGAAAAAATGCATAAAAGATTTTACGGAATTAAAAAACGCTTTTGAAGAATTAGAAATAATATTTTCTTTTTCAAAAGAAGAAAATATAGAAAAAGAATTTGAAATTCAATTATATAAAACTAAAAAATTACTTTCAAATATAGAATTCAAAAATATTCTTTCAGAAAAAGAAGATACTTTTAATGCTATATTACAAATCTCATCTGGAGCAGGAGGAACTGAAAGTTGTGATTGGACTTCCATGTTAATGAGAATGTATTACATGTGGGCTGAAAAAAAGAATTTTTCAGTGAAAAGAATTCATCATATATCTGGAGATATTACTGGGATTAAATCTGTTACTTTAGAGATCGATGGACTTTATGCTTTCGGATATTTGAAAGGAGAAAACGGAGTACATAGATTGATCCGTATATCTCCGTTTGATAGTAATTCAAAACGTCATACTTCTTTTTCTTCTGTATATGTTTATCCTATGATCAATGATCATATTAATGTAGATATTAAAATGTCGGATATACAATGGGAAACTTTTCGTTCTAGTGGAGCAGGAGGACAAAATGTCAATAAAGTAGAAACAGGAGTAAGATTACGTCATAATCCTACAGGAATTACTATAGAAAATACAGAATTTCGTTCTCAAACACAAAACAGGAAAAAAGCTATACAATTATTGAAATCTAGATTATTTGAAATAGAGATCATTAAAAAAAATGATAAAAAAGAAAGAATAGAATCCCAAAAAAAAAAAATAGAATGGGGTTCTCAAATTCGAAATTATATTATGCATCCTTACAAATTAGTAAAAGATTTAAGAACTGGTTATGAAACTACACAAATTCAATCTGTCATGGACGGAGAAATAGATATTTTTTTAAAACAATTTTTATATAATACAGGAAATAAAAATACAAATTAATTTTTTATATTTTATTTCAATGAAAATCCGTTATTCTGATCTTATAGATCAAACTTTTAATTTTCCCACTGAGGAATTTTCTATAAAAAATAATTTATTGGAATTTCACGGAATTCCATTAATGGATCTTATAAAAAAATATGGAACACCATTAAAATTTACATATTTACCAAAAATATCTCAAAATATACGAAAAGCCAGAAAATGGTTTGAAAAAGCTATTCATTCTAATCAGTATAATAACAAATATACTTATTGTTATTGTACAAAAAGCTCTCATTTTTCTTTTGTATTAGAAGAAGCTTTGAAAAATAATATTAGTATTGAAACTTCATATGCTTATGACATAGAAATTGTTAAAAATCTTTATAAAAAAGGAATTATTAATAAAAATACTGAAGTTGTATGTAATGGATTTAAAACAAAAAATTATATTGAAAATATATCAGAACTTATTAATAACGGTTTTTATAATACAATTCCAATATTAGATAATTCTGATGAATTAGAAAAACTGAGTTTAGTTATTAATTATCCTTTTAAATTAGGTATACGTATAGCATCGGAAGAAGAACCCAAATTTGAATTTTATACTTCTAGATTAGGAATAGGATATAAAGATATTATTATTTTTTATTTAAATAAAATAAAAAATAATCCGAAAGTAGAATTAAAAATGCTACATTTTTTTATTAATACAGGAATAAAAGATACTGCTTATTATTGGAATGAACTTTTCAAATGTTTGCATATCTATGCTAGATTAAAAAAAATAGCCCCAGAATTAGAAATTTTAAATATAGGAGGAGGGTTTCCCATTAAAACATCCATGTATTTTAAGTACGATTATGAATATATGACTAACGAAATTGTTTATCAAATAAAAAAATTTTGCAAAAAAGAAAATATTTCAGAACCCCATATTTACACAGAATTTGGGGCTTATACAGTAGGAGAAAGTGGAGGTATTTTATATCAAATACTTAATCAAAAACGTCAAAATGATAGAGAAAAATGGAACATGATAGACAGCTCCTTTATGACTACACTTCCTGATACTTGGGCAATAAGTCGTAGATTTATTATGATGGCAGTTAATCGTTGGAATGATTGTTATGAAAGAGTTTTTTTAGGAGGATTGACATGTGATAGTGATGATTATTATAATTCAGAGCAACATATGAATGCCATATATCTTCCTTGTTTTCATCAAAAAATTCCGCTTTATATTGGATTTTTCAATACTGGAGCTTATCAAGATACAATTAGTGGATATGGGGGTGTCCATCATTGTTTAATTCCCCAACCGATTCATATATTGATAGATCATGATGAAAAAGATAATTTTGTATATAAAATATTTCGTAAATCACAAAGGCCAGAAGAAGTTTTAAAAATATTAGGGTATTGAAATTAAGTTACAAAACTTTTGCGGGAATCCCGCAAAAATACGCAACACTTGATAAATCTAAAACGGTGCTTATCCCAGTCCCATATGATTATACTCAAACATGGAAAAAGGGATCTAAAAAAGGACCAAAAGCTTTTTTATCTGCATCAAAATATATAGAATTATATGATATAGAAACAAATTCTGAAGTCTATAGAAAAGGAATTTTTATTGTTCCCTCTATTATAAATTCTTCAATTTCTACAAAAAAAATGATTCAAAAAGTATATAATGAAACAAAAAAATATCTTTTTAAAGAAAAATTCATAACATTTATAGGAGGGGATCATTCTATATCAATAGGGAGTATTAGAGCTTTTGGAGAAAAATATCCCAATTTAAGTATTCTTCATATGGATGCACATACAGATTTACGTCCTATATATAAAGGGACTCCTTATAATCATGCTTGTTCTATGTATGAAGTATCCAGAAAACATCCTTTAATACAAATAGGTATACGTAGTATGGATATAGTTGAAAAAAAATATCTTCAAAAAGGAAATGTATTTTATATGCATGAAATTTATAAAAATAATTTATGGATGCAAAATGCGCTTCATAAATTATCTAATGATGTATTTATTAGTATAGACATAGATGTTTTTGATCCTAGCATAGCGCCTTCAACAGGGACTCCAGAACCCGGTGGTTTATCATGGTATACAACTTTAAAATTTTTGAAAAAAGTTTTTAAAAATAAAAATGTAATAGGATTTGATATTGTTGAACTTTTACCTAATAAAAATGAATCTTCTACAGATTTTCTAGCTGTAAAACTTTATTATAAATTACTATCATATAAACATATAAATATGAGTTAATTAATATGAATCGAAAAATTATTATAGCTATAGATGGATTTTCTTCATCTGGAAAAAGTACTTTAGCAAAAGCTATTTCTAAAAAACTAAAATATAAATATATAGATAGTGGTGCTATGTATAGAAGTGTGGCTTTATTAGCCATTCAAAAAAAAATTTTTGATAGTGATTTATGGAATACACGAAATTTTATTCCTATTTTAAAAGAGATAAGTTTAAAATTAAAATGGAATAAAAAATATAATCAAACAGATATTTTTTTAAATAAAGAAAATATTAGATCTAAAATTAGATCAGAAAAAGTAACAACGAAAGTAAGTTTAATCGCTCAAATTCCAGAAATTAGAGAAAAATTAACTCTTATGCAAAGAAATATTGGAAGAAATAAAGGAATTGTTATAGATGGAAGAGACGTAGGAAATTACGTATTTCCTAAATCAGAATTAAAAATATTTATGAAAGGATCTATAGAAATTCGTTCTTACAGAAGATATCAAGACTTAAAAAAAAAAGGAGAAGAAGTCTCTTATGAAGAAGTAAAAAAAAATCTGATTTATAGAGATATGATGGATACTTCTAGAAAGATTTCTCCACTAACAAAATCTATAGATTCTATAGAAATAGACAACACATTTATGAGCATAGAAGAACAATTAAATCTTATCTTTCAGTTAATTAATAAAAGAAAAAAATAACCATATTATCATATGAAATTATTAAATGGAAAAATAGCTATAATTACAGGAGGTTCAGGAGACATAGGACAATCTATCGTAAAAACTTTTGTAAAACATGGAGCTAATGTTATTTTTACATTTTTTTCATCAAAAAAAGAAGCAAAAAAATTAGAATTTGAATTTAAAAATTTAGTTGAAGCATATAAAATCGATCTTTCTAATTTTAATTCATCAGAAGATTTAGTACAAAAAGTGATAAAAAAATATGGGAGTATAGATATATTAGTGAACAATGCAGGGATTATAAAAGATAATTTTTTGCTTAAAATTTCTAAAAAAGACTGGGATTATGTTATTAAAACTAATTTATATTCTATATTCAATTTAACTAAACATGCTATTTATCCTATGATGAAACAAAAAAAAGGAAGTATTATTAATATGAGTTCTGTTGTAGGGATAACAGGAAATATTGGACAATCTAATTATGCAGCATCTAAAGCAGGAATTATTGGATTTACAAAATCTATAGCCAGAGAGTTAGGAAGAAAAAATATACGTTGTAATGTCATAGCTCCTGGATATATAATAACAAAAATGAATTCTCACTTTAAATCTAAAATAAAAGAAAATTGGATAAAAAACATTCCATTAAAAAGACCAGGAACACCTCAAGATATCGCTAATTCTACTTTATTTCTTGCTTCAGATTTATCAAACTATATTACCGGGACAGTATTAAATGTAAATGGAGGATTAATTTAAAATGTATTCAAGTAAAAAAATTGTACAAAGCTTAGGTGAAATTTTAAAAGCAAAATCTATATTTAATATAATTATATCTCCAGGATCTAGAAATGCCCCAATCATTATCCATTTTACTCAACATAAAAATTTTAATACTTACAGTATTGTAGATGAAAGATGTGCAGGTTTTTTTGCTTTAGGAATAGCTCAACAAATAAAAAAACCAGTGGTCATTAGTTGTACTTCTGGCTCTGCTGTTGTCAATTTATATCCTGCAATTACAGAGGCATTTTATCAGAAAATTCCACTTATTTTAGTAACTGCAGACAGACCAAAAGAAATTATCGATGTATTTGAAGGACAATCTATTTATCAGGATAATATTTTTCAAAAACATGTAGAAACTTCTATTCAATTAACAGAAGATGAATCTAAATTAGGTATATGGTATAATGACCGATTAATGAATGAATCTATAAATAAGTGTATTATTAAAAATAAGCCTGTACATATGAATATTCCATTTTCAGAACCACTTTATAATACTACAAATCATTTACAAGTAAAACCTAAAATAATAAAAATTATACCTGTTAAAAATTATATCGAAACATATAATTATAAAAAAGAACAGAATATGTGGATAAAATATGAAAAAAAAATGATCCTGTTAGGATTATATTATCCGGAAAAAAACATGGAAAAAATTTTAAGAAAACTAAGTTTAGATCCTTCTATCGTTATTTTCACAGAAACTACATCTCATGTATATGGAAAATTTTTTTTTTCAAATATAGATCAACTTATTTTTAATATGAAACCTACAAAATGGAGAAGTTTTAAACCTCATATCTTATTAACCATTGGAGTAAATATTATATCCAAAAAAATAAAATTTTTTTTAAGAAAATACCCTCCAATATATCACTGGCATATAGGTGAACATTATAAAAATTATCCAGATACTTATTATAAATTGACTACTTATTGGCCTATAAATCCAGAATCATTTTTTAAAATTTTTAATAATATATCTACTCCTACTTCAGATTATAGAAAAAAATGGGAACAATTGAGAAAAGATAGAGTGAAAAAACAAAAATTTTTTTTTAAAAAAGAAAAAAGTTTTTCAGATTTAAAAGTTCTATTTCATGTTTTCAAATCCATCCCTAATAATACTATCCTACAATTAGGTAATAGTATGATTATCAGATATTATCAACTTTTTGATAAAAAAAAATATTCTATTAAATCTTATTGTAATCGTGGAACTTCAGGAATAGATGGATGTGTTTCAACGGCTATCGGTTCTGCTATAATTATAAAAAAAACTGTAACATTAATTATTGGGGACATAAGTTTTTTTTATGATAGCAATGCTTTGTGGAATAATTATATTCCAAAAAACTTTCGTATTATACTTATTAATAATGGAGGAGGAAATATTTTTAGATTTATTTCAGAAAAAAAACTTTCCAAAAAAATATTTAATTTTTTTGAAACAAAACATATTTTTTCTGCAGAAAAAATATGCGAAATGTATCACTTAAAATATGAAAAAGTATCCGATCAATATGCTTTAAAAAATAGTTTATCATATTTTTGGAAAAAATCAAATAAACCTTTCTTATTAGAAATAAACACTCAAAAATCTAACAATGCTAAAATTTTAAAAAAATATTTATCTTATCTCTTCTAGTTTTATTTATTAGAAGATAAAATAACATCCCACAAAGCTTTAATTCTTGCAAAAACTTCTCTAAGTTGTATTTTACTATCAAAAGTAAGACTTTTAGCATTAAAACCAATAACATCTAATCCTAAACAATTTCCAATAAAAATAGCTCTCTCATTATGAAATTTTTGAGATATAATTGTAAATTTTTTTTGGTGAAAAATTTTATGAACCCTAACAATAGAATGTATTGTACTAACCCCATAGAAATCTTCATATATACAATGAGAAGGAATGCCTTTTTTAATTAATTCCTTTTTCATCATTTTTGGTTCATTATAGTTTCTTTCTCTATTATCTCCACTTACAATAATATAACGTATTTTTTTGTTATGAAAAAGAAAACAAGCCGCATCTATTCTATGCTTAAAATAAGCATTAATTCCTCCTCCATGCAAATATTTAGAAGTTCCCAAAACTACACCAAATGTATTATATGGAATATAATTAATAGAGTCATAACTCTTTCTTATTGACCACAAACTTATTCCAAGATAACAGAATATAATATAATAAATGAAATAATAAGAGAAAAGATACGTTTTATTTTTAATTAACACAATCTAAAAAGAATCATCCTCTATGACCCATTTACCTTTTTCTAAAAAAAACTCTATCTGTTTAAATTTAATATTTTTAGTTTCACCCGTAATTAAATGACGAATATTAATTCGATTGTTTCTTCCTAATTTTTTTCTATCTTTTCCTTTCATAAAAAGATTTGTTTTAAAATTATTTTTTTTTTTTGGAAAACACAAAACATCTCCTATTATAATAACGGATTTTAGTAAAAAAGAAATAATTTTTTTATTTATATCATAAACTTTTTCTTGAAACAAGTTAAAAGCGTTTTGTTTATAAACAATAAGAGGATCTTTTTGTTCAAAAACAGCATTTTGTACAGAATATCGTAAACTATCCATTTCACGTAAATGTTCTTTCCATTTTTCATCCATAAAACATAATATAGTTTTTTTTTCAAACATGGATAATAAAGATTTTCCTTTTGTATAATGGAACTCTTTTAAATCGGACACAGAAACTATATTTTGATATCCATCTGTTAAAACAATTCGTATATGATAAAATTCATGATTTTTATCTACAATATTAGATATAATAGGTTTTATATCTTGATCAATCATTTTAACCTTCTTTTTTTCATAAAAACTCATAACTTCATCATGAAGTTTATTAAGACAATCATGTTCTTTATAAGATAAAAATACATTTTCTTGTATAGGTAATTCCATACCAAAAATTTGAATAAATTCATACTCAAAATTTTTGAAATCATTGAGATATTTATTTACAGTAATCAAACCTTCTAATAAAAAATAGATCATGTTCGAAATATCTAAACTTAATTCATTTCCACATAATGCATTTCTTCGTTTTTTATAAATAAATTCTCTTTGTTTGTTAATAACATCATCATAATCTAACAAACGTTTTCGTATACTGAAATTATTATCTTCTATTTTTTTTTGTGCTTTTTCTATAGATTTTGTCAATAAAGAATGTTGTATGATATCTCCTTCTTTATGTCCAAATCTATCCATCAATTTAGAAAGTCTTTCAGAATCAATAAATAAACGAATTAAATTATCTTCTAAAGAAACATAAAATTGAGAATCCCCTGGATCTCCTTGCCGTCCTGATCTTCCTCTTAATTGATTGTCTACTCTTCTAGAGTCATGTCTTTCAGTTCCTAAAACAGCCAATCCTCCATTTTTAACAACTTCTTTTGAAAGTTTAATATCAGTTCCACGACCTGCCATATTAGTTGCTATAGTAACAGAACCAGGAAATCCTGCTTTCGCTATGATTTCCGCTTCTTTTTCATGTAATTTTGCGTTTAACACATTGTGTGGAATTTTCATAAATTTCAAAGCTCTACTTAGAAATTCTGAAACTTCAACTGAAGTAGTTCCTACAAGAATGGGACGTTTTTCATTTTTAGATAAAAAAATAATTTTTTCTATAACAGCATTATACTTTTCTCTTTTAGTTTTAAAAACAAGATCTTGCAAATCTTTTCTTTGTATTTTTTTATGAGTGGGAATTACTACTACATCTAATTTATAGATATGCCAAAATTCTCCTGATTCTGTTTCGGCTGTTCCTGTCATTCCAGATATTTTTCTATACATTCTGAAATAATTTTGTAAAGTGATTGTAGCAAAAGTTTGACTTGAAGATTCTACTTGAACATCCTCTTTTGCTTCTATAGCTTGATGTAATCCTTCAGAATAACGCCTACCTTCCATTATACGTCCAGTTTGTTCATCAACTATTTTCACTTTTCCTTCCAAAACAACATAATCCACATCTTTTTCAAATAAAGTAAAAGCTTTAAGTAATTGATTTATAGTATGAATTCTTTGTGATTTGACAGAGAAATTTTTTAAAATTTTTTCCTTTTCCTTTGTTTCTTTTTCTTTAGACAAATTTTTTTTCTCTATATCAGTTAGTTCCAGATTAACATCTGGTAAAACAAAAAAACCTATATCTTCTACATTTTGTGATAAAAATTCAATTCCTTTATCTGTTAATTCTACAGTATTATTCTTTTCATCAATAACAAAATAAAGATCTTTATCTACTTTATACATTTCTCTTCCATAATCTTTATAATATTGACTTTCAGTTTTTTGTAAAATCAAACGAATATTATTTTCACCTAAAAATTTTATTAAAGATTTTTTTTTGGGTAATCCACGATGTGCTTGAAATAATTTTAACCCACCTAATTTTTTTTCTCCTTTCTTAATCAAATTCTTTGCTACATGTAAAAAATTATTAACTATTATGTTTTGCTCTTTTACTAAAGTTTTTACTTTCCCTTTAAATAATTCAAATTCCTCTTTATTATCTTTTTTAGGATCTACAGGACCCGATATTATCAAAGGAGTACGTGCTTCATCTATCAATACAGAATCTATTTCATCTATAATAGCATAATTTAATTCTCTCTGAACTAACTCTTCTTTAGAAGAAGCCATATTATCACGTAAATAATCAAAACCAAATTCATTGTTTGTTCCATAAGTAATATCAGCTTGATAAGCTTTTTTACGCATAGACACATCAGAAGATGAATAATTATCAATACAATCAACTTTTAATCCATGAAATTCCATTAAAGGAGCCATCCAGCCTGTATCTCTTCTAGATAAATAATTGTTTACTGTAACAATATGTACCCCCCTTCCAGATAGAGAATTTAAATAAGCAGATAAAGTTGCTACAAAAGTTTTTCCTTCCCCAGTAGCCATTTCAGCTATTTTTCCCTGATGTAATACGACCCCTCCCATGAGTTGAACATCATAATGAACCATATCCCAAATTATTTTTTTTCCATATGCATCCCACTCATTTTTCCAAACGGCTTGATTCCCATTTAAATGTACATAAGACTTTATTTTTGCTAATTCTTTATCAAAAGAAGAAGATATTACGATAAGTTGTTTTTTTTCTTTGAAACGTTTAGCTGTTTCTTTAATTATAGCAAAAGCTTGAGGTAAAATATCTATTAATATGTTTTGTTCTATTTTATAACATTCTTCTTGAAGCCTTTCTATATTTGAGTATAGTTTTTCTAAAATGTTGATAGAACAAAATTTTTCTTGTATAATTCTCAATAATTTTTTTTTCTCATCATGAAATTGCTTTGTAGATCCTTGTATAAAATTTTTTAAATATTGAGTTTTATTTCTCAATCCATCATCAGATAATAAAAACACCTTTTTCTCTTCTTTTTTGATTTTCACCAAAAATTTATTAACCTCTTTAAGGTCTTTATCATTTTTATTTACTAATAATTTATTTAAAATATTTCTGATAAAACTCATTATATTAAAAAATATATATCAATCAATCATATACACAAAAAATAAACAATTTAAAGTTCATATTCGTCTCTATTCCAATAAAAATCTTCGTCATCACGTGGATAATCTGCCCATATGTCTTCTATAGATTCAAAAACTTCTCCTTCTCCATTTTCTAATTGTTGAAGATTTTCAACTACTTCTAAAGGAGCACCAGTACGAATAGCAAAATCAATCAATTCTTCCTTTGTCGCTGGCCAAGGTGCATCTTCTAAATGAGAAGCTAATTCTAAAGTCCAATACATATATTGATATTTTTAATTATTAAAAAATCAAAAAAAATAATATTTTATTTTATATATTTGATTTTCAAAAATCAATGAACTTTTTCATAAAAATTACAAGATAAAATTAGAGAATTTAAATTACAAATAAATTGCATGAAAAAGTTTCCAAAAATTGTATTTATAGGTTCAAAC
Coding sequences:
- the menD gene encoding 2-succinyl-5-enolpyruvyl-6-hydroxy-3-cyclohexene-1-carboxylic-acid synthase — translated: MYSSKKIVQSLGEILKAKSIFNIIISPGSRNAPIIIHFTQHKNFNTYSIVDERCAGFFALGIAQQIKKPVVISCTSGSAVVNLYPAITEAFYQKIPLILVTADRPKEIIDVFEGQSIYQDNIFQKHVETSIQLTEDESKLGIWYNDRLMNESINKCIIKNKPVHMNIPFSEPLYNTTNHLQVKPKIIKIIPVKNYIETYNYKKEQNMWIKYEKKMILLGLYYPEKNMEKILRKLSLDPSIVIFTETTSHVYGKFFFSNIDQLIFNMKPTKWRSFKPHILLTIGVNIISKKIKFFLRKYPPIYHWHIGEHYKNYPDTYYKLTTYWPINPESFFKIFNNISTPTSDYRKKWEQLRKDRVKKQKFFFKKEKSFSDLKVLFHVFKSIPNNTILQLGNSMIIRYYQLFDKKKYSIKSYCNRGTSGIDGCVSTAIGSAIIIKKTVTLIIGDISFFYDSNALWNNYIPKNFRIILINNGGGNIFRFISEKKLSKKIFNFFETKHIFSAEKICEMYHLKYEKVSDQYALKNSLSYFWKKSNKPFLLEINTQKSNNAKILKKYLSYLF
- a CDS encoding SanA/YdcF family protein, which produces MWSIRKSYDSINYIPYNTFGVVLGTSKYLHGGGINAYFKHRIDAACFLFHNKKIRYIIVSGDNRERNYNEPKMMKKELIKKGIPSHCIYEDFYGVSTIHSIVRVHKIFHQKKFTIISQKFHNERAIFIGNCLGLDVIGFNAKSLTFDSKIQLREVFARIKALWDVILSSNK
- the secA gene encoding preprotein translocase subunit SecA, which translates into the protein MSFIRNILNKLLVNKNDKDLKEVNKFLVKIKKEEKKVFLLSDDGLRNKTQYLKNFIQGSTKQFHDEKKKLLRIIQEKFCSINILEKLYSNIERLQEECYKIEQNILIDILPQAFAIIKETAKRFKEKKQLIVISSSFDKELAKIKSYVHLNGNQAVWKNEWDAYGKKIIWDMVHYDVQLMGGVVLHQGKIAEMATGEGKTFVATLSAYLNSLSGRGVHIVTVNNYLSRRDTGWMAPLMEFHGLKVDCIDNYSSSDVSMRKKAYQADITYGTNNEFGFDYLRDNMASSKEELVQRELNYAIIDEIDSVLIDEARTPLIISGPVDPKKDNKEEFELFKGKVKTLVKEQNIIVNNFLHVAKNLIKKGEKKLGGLKLFQAHRGLPKKKSLIKFLGENNIRLILQKTESQYYKDYGREMYKVDKDLYFVIDEKNNTVELTDKGIEFLSQNVEDIGFFVLPDVNLELTDIEKKNLSKEKETKEKEKILKNFSVKSQRIHTINQLLKAFTLFEKDVDYVVLEGKVKIVDEQTGRIMEGRRYSEGLHQAIEAKEDVQVESSSQTFATITLQNYFRMYRKISGMTGTAETESGEFWHIYKLDVVVIPTHKKIQRKDLQDLVFKTKREKYNAVIEKIIFLSKNEKRPILVGTTSVEVSEFLSRALKFMKIPHNVLNAKLHEKEAEIIAKAGFPGSVTIATNMAGRGTDIKLSKEVVKNGGLAVLGTERHDSRRVDNQLRGRSGRQGDPGDSQFYVSLEDNLIRLFIDSERLSKLMDRFGHKEGDIIQHSLLTKSIEKAQKKIEDNNFSIRKRLLDYDDVINKQREFIYKKRRNALCGNELSLDISNMIYFLLEGLITVNKYLNDFKNFEYEFIQIFGMELPIQENVFLSYKEHDCLNKLHDEVMSFYEKKKVKMIDQDIKPIISNIVDKNHEFYHIRIVLTDGYQNIVSVSDLKEFHYTKGKSLLSMFEKKTILCFMDEKWKEHLREMDSLRYSVQNAVFEQKDPLIVYKQNAFNLFQEKVYDINKKIISFLLKSVIIIGDVLCFPKKKNNFKTNLFMKGKDRKKLGRNNRINIRHLITGETKNIKFKQIEFFLEKGKWVIEDDSF
- a CDS encoding DUF2795 domain-containing protein: MYWTLELASHLEDAPWPATKEELIDFAIRTGAPLEVVENLQQLENGEGEVFESIEDIWADYPRDDEDFYWNRDEYEL